In a genomic window of Desulfobulbaceae bacterium:
- a CDS encoding homoserine dehydrogenase — translation MKTINVGILGFGTVGSGTAEVLVQQAKTLQQKTDLSIAIKAVADINIDRLPEAFNATTLTKNVDDIFNDQSIDIVVELIGGLEPARTFMLKAIEAGKHVVTANKALLSIHGKEIFEAAARKGVEVGFEASVGGGIPVIKSLKEGLVANQINSIMGIMNGTANYILSQMSDFGLPFDQVLEDAKQKGYAEADPTYDIEGIDTAHKLVILMIMAYGINISLDDVTTEGISQIKPIDIEFAKQFGCRIKLLAIAKNNGGHYEARVHPTMVPDDHMLASVNGAYNAIHFNGDMVGNVLFYGKGAGKMPTGSAVAADIVDISRNIANGCINRVPSLSYLPQNIKDCKITPMNEICGSYYFRITALDQPGVLAQIAGILGKNNISIESVIQKKRHDSKFVPIVIRTHRAMENEVEKALSEIDSLEMCTSPTVKIRILE, via the coding sequence ATGAAGACTATCAATGTTGGTATACTCGGTTTTGGAACAGTCGGCAGCGGTACGGCAGAGGTTTTAGTGCAGCAGGCCAAAACACTTCAACAAAAGACGGATTTGTCGATCGCTATCAAGGCGGTGGCCGATATCAATATTGACCGTCTTCCCGAGGCCTTTAATGCTACAACGCTTACCAAAAATGTTGATGATATCTTTAATGATCAGTCGATAGATATTGTTGTTGAACTTATTGGTGGGTTGGAGCCGGCACGGACATTCATGCTAAAGGCAATTGAAGCTGGAAAGCATGTGGTTACTGCCAATAAGGCCTTATTGTCCATTCATGGTAAGGAGATTTTTGAGGCAGCAGCGCGTAAAGGTGTCGAAGTTGGTTTTGAGGCCTCGGTCGGTGGCGGTATTCCGGTAATCAAATCCCTGAAGGAAGGTTTGGTTGCCAATCAGATCAACTCGATCATGGGAATTATGAATGGAACGGCGAACTATATTTTGAGCCAGATGTCTGATTTTGGCCTGCCCTTTGATCAGGTCTTAGAAGATGCCAAACAGAAAGGCTATGCTGAGGCTGATCCTACTTATGATATCGAAGGTATTGATACTGCGCATAAGTTGGTCATCTTAATGATTATGGCTTATGGTATAAATATATCCCTTGACGATGTTACAACAGAGGGAATATCACAAATTAAACCTATCGATATAGAGTTTGCCAAACAGTTTGGTTGCCGGATTAAGCTCTTGGCAATTGCCAAAAATAATGGCGGCCATTACGAAGCAAGGGTTCACCCCACTATGGTACCGGATGACCACATGCTTGCCAGTGTAAATGGCGCCTATAACGCCATACATTTTAATGGAGATATGGTTGGCAATGTTTTGTTTTATGGCAAGGGCGCCGGAAAAATGCCGACAGGCAGCGCTGTCGCAGCTGATATTGTCGATATTTCCAGAAACATTGCTAATGGCTGTATCAACCGCGTGCCAAGCCTCTCGTATCTGCCACAAAATATTAAGGATTGTAAAATCACGCCGATGAATGAGATCTGCGGCTCTTATTACTTCCGGATTACCGCCTTAGATCAACCCGGAGTGCTCGCTCAGATTGCCGGAATCCTCGGTAAAAATAATATCAGTATTGAGTCTGTCATTCAGAAAAAACGCCATGATAGTAAGTTTGTGCCGATAGTAATTCGTACACATCGTGCCATGGAAAATGAAGTTGAAAAGGCACTTAGTGAGATTGATAGCCTTGAAATGTGTACCAGTCCAACTGTTAAAATCCGCATTCTTGAGTAA
- a CDS encoding response regulator, with amino-acid sequence MEDQSTNDRILLVDDDTMVLELNELILTKLGYQVISNSNSLEALELFKDLPHHFSLVITDYKMPHLNGEQLSREILKINPQIPIIICSGFTSEFSSDDAKALGIKWFVRKPLLKKDFALLIEKALSNQDN; translated from the coding sequence ATGGAAGACCAAAGCACAAATGATCGCATCCTTTTAGTTGACGACGACACCATGGTTTTAGAGCTTAACGAGTTAATTCTTACAAAACTCGGCTATCAGGTAATATCAAACTCTAACAGCCTGGAGGCCTTGGAGCTGTTCAAAGATCTTCCGCATCACTTTAGTCTGGTAATAACTGATTATAAAATGCCGCACTTAAATGGAGAACAGCTCAGCAGGGAGATCTTAAAGATTAACCCTCAAATTCCTATTATCATTTGTTCCGGTTTTACCAGTGAGTTCAGTAGTGATGATGCCAAAGCCTTAGGCATTAAATGGTTTGTTCGTAAACCTTTACTGAAAAAAGATTTTGCACTTCTCATTGAAAAGGCGCTTAGCAACCAAGACAACTAA
- a CDS encoding ABC transporter ATP-binding protein gives MTFKQIQNTNSLKFLGPYFKKYSVRITVGLVALLGVDLLQLLVPRVIKSAIDGLNSGLFTPHQLINHALSITGLALGVAVFRFIWRYLILGFSRLLEQEIRNKLFEKLLSLDRAYFQKHTTGELMALSSNDLSAVQLACGMGLVSFVDALFMTVAVVGFMLYISPLLTLITLLPLPLLAFLTRHLSGKLHLRFKSVQEQFSKLTEVARSTISSMRLIKVYTQEENQTKRFDDLGQTYIEHSVKVAKIQGLLFPISGLIANFSLLLIILVGAQMVINKTITVGDFVAFVSYLLMMTWPMMAIGWVANLFQRGATSLGRIQKVLNDQPLLDDTEASLSLSQPIDLISLSLNSFSYPGQQSSVLKTISLSYEKGLYGIVGKTGSGKTTLCQLLARMFPVPDGSIFINGHDINRYQIGSYRKCIAYVPQDALLFSDTIAFNIAFGVPAATQDQIETVARMVGIHDEITSFTNGYATRIGEKGVKLSGGQRQRISLARAFMTKAPVLIIDDSLSAVDSGTEKHILKSLNRYAEQAIVIVVSNRLSPLRNARSIAVLNDGLISAVGTHQYLIEHSSYYQIIYANQADN, from the coding sequence GTGACCTTCAAGCAAATTCAAAACACCAACTCATTAAAGTTTCTTGGCCCTTATTTCAAAAAATATTCTGTACGTATCACTGTTGGCCTGGTCGCCCTTTTAGGTGTAGACCTACTACAACTTCTGGTTCCGCGAGTAATTAAATCGGCTATAGACGGTCTTAACTCAGGCCTTTTCACCCCGCACCAACTCATAAACCATGCTCTCAGTATCACCGGACTCGCTTTAGGCGTTGCAGTTTTCCGCTTTATCTGGCGTTACTTGATCCTTGGCTTCTCTCGCCTCCTGGAACAGGAAATCCGTAACAAATTATTTGAAAAGCTCTTGAGCCTTGATCGCGCCTATTTTCAAAAACATACTACAGGCGAGTTAATGGCCCTTTCATCCAATGATCTTTCGGCTGTACAACTCGCTTGCGGTATGGGGCTGGTGAGTTTTGTTGATGCCTTATTTATGACTGTGGCAGTGGTCGGTTTCATGCTCTACATAAGCCCATTGCTTACCTTAATAACTCTTTTACCATTACCACTCCTTGCCTTTTTGACTCGTCACTTATCAGGCAAACTTCACCTTCGTTTTAAAAGCGTTCAGGAGCAATTTTCTAAGCTGACAGAAGTTGCACGCAGCACAATTTCTTCTATGCGACTCATTAAAGTCTATACCCAGGAGGAAAATCAGACAAAACGCTTTGACGATTTAGGACAAACTTACATTGAGCACAGCGTCAAAGTCGCCAAGATTCAGGGTCTGCTCTTTCCGATATCTGGTCTTATCGCCAACTTCAGCCTGCTGTTAATCATACTTGTTGGCGCCCAAATGGTTATCAATAAAACAATTACTGTCGGCGATTTTGTCGCCTTTGTCAGCTACCTGCTGATGATGACCTGGCCCATGATGGCTATCGGCTGGGTTGCCAATCTATTTCAACGGGGCGCTACTTCTCTTGGCCGCATACAAAAAGTGCTCAACGACCAACCTCTACTCGATGATACAGAAGCCTCTCTTTCCCTGAGTCAACCTATTGATTTAATTTCACTTTCCTTAAACTCATTTAGTTATCCAGGCCAGCAAAGCTCCGTTTTAAAGACGATATCGCTTTCTTATGAAAAAGGGCTGTACGGCATTGTCGGAAAAACCGGCAGTGGTAAAACGACACTGTGTCAGTTGTTGGCTCGCATGTTTCCTGTTCCTGACGGTTCAATTTTCATAAATGGCCACGACATCAACCGATATCAGATCGGTTCTTACAGGAAATGTATCGCTTATGTGCCACAGGATGCCTTGCTTTTCTCAGACACAATTGCCTTCAATATTGCTTTTGGAGTACCTGCCGCCACGCAAGATCAGATTGAAACTGTTGCCCGTATGGTTGGTATCCATGACGAGATTACTTCCTTCACCAATGGCTATGCGACTCGAATAGGAGAAAAAGGCGTGAAACTCTCAGGAGGACAGCGCCAGAGAATATCTCTGGCCCGGGCCTTTATGACCAAAGCTCCGGTCTTAATAATTGATGACAGCCTGTCAGCTGTCGATTCAGGCACAGAAAAACATATCTTAAAAAGTTTAAATCGCTATGCAGAGCAGGCAATTGTCATTGTCGTTTCAAACCGATTGTCACCACTTAGAAATGCAAGATCGATAGCAGTACTTAATGACGGTTTGATATCAGCTGTCGGAACTCACCAATACTTAATTGAGCACAGCAGCTATTATCAGATTATTTACGCTAATCAGGCCGACAATTAG
- a CDS encoding ABC transporter ATP-binding protein, which produces MQQSYGFFEEDKLGNVKDVHLWKRILVYVAPQKKGVFLAIVLSAAVICSSLALPYLIRTAIDSFILATELNREQRMQGLQTLIVIFSGVVFLGFVANFYQVTVLERTGQNIMHRMRQHLFAHMVSMDLSYFNSNPTGKLVTRLTNDIQNMHEMFTSVIITIFNDTIQLVAILVILFFMNWKLALVMSLLIPVVTVSSILFSKKARDAFRNIRTKIAAINSFLQESISGASLIQLFRREQDCLTKFHIENDAYTRKTLYQIKIFGMFLPFIEVVSTVSIALIIWYGGGQILENQMTLGVLAAFLSYMRLFFKPVREISQKFSIVQSALASAERIFELLDKKSSFKVNENVVIPRVEGAINFRDVNFSYNNQEMVLKNFNLTIQQGDSVAIVGPTGSGKTTIINLLERLYDIDSGSITIDGVDLSTIDLNWLRNQIGLVMQDIFLIPGSFRDNICFGQQLSEPQLQEIINKSQLQEVVKRLPDGIETKIGEGGYELSAGQKQLLAMARVLARDPKIMILDEATASIDSETEMLLEKAISETMKGRTSIFIAHRLSTIRHVAKVIVLKGGESLESGSYADLLGKKGMFYKMVSQQKINFDAAPHA; this is translated from the coding sequence ATGCAGCAAAGTTACGGGTTTTTCGAAGAAGACAAATTAGGTAATGTGAAAGATGTTCACTTGTGGAAACGCATACTTGTCTACGTCGCCCCTCAAAAAAAAGGGGTGTTCCTTGCCATAGTTCTCTCTGCTGCTGTAATTTGCAGTAGTCTTGCCCTCCCCTACCTCATCCGCACCGCCATTGACTCATTTATCCTGGCGACAGAATTAAACCGTGAACAACGAATGCAAGGTTTACAGACTCTAATAGTAATTTTTAGTGGTGTGGTATTTCTGGGCTTTGTTGCTAATTTTTATCAGGTGACGGTACTGGAACGAACCGGGCAAAACATCATGCACCGTATGCGGCAACATCTGTTTGCCCATATGGTTTCCATGGACCTTTCCTACTTCAACAGTAATCCAACCGGGAAACTTGTAACGCGTTTAACCAATGACATTCAAAACATGCATGAAATGTTTACCTCGGTAATCATCACTATTTTTAACGATACAATCCAGCTTGTGGCCATACTGGTAATTCTATTCTTCATGAACTGGAAACTTGCTCTGGTCATGAGCTTGCTCATTCCCGTAGTGACAGTGAGTTCAATACTATTCAGCAAAAAAGCCCGCGATGCCTTCAGGAACATTCGCACAAAAATTGCGGCCATTAACTCTTTTCTCCAGGAAAGTATCTCCGGGGCCTCACTCATCCAACTTTTCAGGCGCGAACAGGATTGTCTTACTAAATTTCATATTGAAAACGATGCCTATACACGTAAGACCCTCTACCAAATTAAAATTTTCGGCATGTTCCTGCCCTTTATTGAGGTCGTAAGCACTGTCTCCATCGCTTTGATTATCTGGTATGGAGGGGGGCAGATATTAGAAAACCAAATGACACTTGGGGTCCTGGCTGCATTTCTCTCCTATATGCGACTTTTCTTTAAACCTGTACGGGAAATTTCACAGAAATTTTCAATTGTGCAGTCGGCTTTGGCATCTGCCGAGAGAATTTTCGAGCTTCTTGATAAAAAAAGCTCCTTTAAAGTTAACGAAAACGTAGTTATTCCAAGAGTTGAAGGGGCAATTAATTTCAGAGATGTTAATTTTTCGTATAACAACCAGGAGATGGTTCTAAAAAACTTCAACCTCACCATACAACAGGGTGACTCCGTCGCCATAGTTGGGCCAACCGGTTCAGGCAAGACGACAATAATTAACTTACTGGAGCGTCTTTATGATATCGATAGTGGCTCAATCACAATTGATGGTGTTGACCTGAGCACAATAGACCTTAACTGGCTTCGAAACCAGATTGGACTTGTCATGCAGGATATTTTTCTCATTCCAGGGAGTTTCCGGGATAATATCTGTTTCGGCCAGCAGCTATCGGAACCGCAGCTTCAGGAGATAATCAACAAATCACAGCTTCAAGAGGTTGTTAAAAGGCTTCCAGATGGCATAGAAACAAAAATCGGTGAGGGTGGTTACGAACTATCTGCCGGACAAAAACAACTGCTCGCCATGGCCAGAGTTCTGGCTAGAGACCCAAAAATCATGATATTAGACGAGGCAACCGCAAGCATCGATTCTGAGACAGAAATGCTTCTTGAAAAAGCCATCTCGGAAACCATGAAAGGCAGAACAAGTATCTTCATTGCCCATCGCCTCTCAACTATCAGGCATGTTGCCAAGGTAATTGTCTTAAAAGGCGGTGAAAGTCTCGAGTCAGGTTCCTACGCAGATCTACTTGGCAAAAAAGGTATGTTCTATAAAATGGTCAGCCAACAGAAAATCAACTTTGATGCAGCGCCACACGCTTAG
- a CDS encoding response regulator: MNSPLMCPAHSHDIRVPATILIVDDELINRKLLTALFEIDNYFLLEAENGIEALRLAVEERPDIILLDIIMPQMDGYAVCEALKSNPQTSSIPIVLVTAHKSSEHESKGFLCGAVDYIHKPFNPAIVKARVVTHLKVKLNQDTLDNSNAKLQLVNKLLEQEIEQRSKVEKDLVIARDEVESANRLKEAVIKDLFLAMCEMLSSRDLYTFEHGMRVASISRLIGEEMGLGHDELDALELGCMLHDISKVAIPDDVLLKPGLFDAQDREIMRLHPAMGARIFSRQSCDQRIIDIIHYHHERLDGSGYPAGLKSDEISLLVRIAMVADTYEAMVAKRPYKKPISRASALRLLKKDVGAGLLDRFVVEVLAQVTEDWSPLNQIPYTSDEGTKLLELFRQKTYFREPLSDFYNYRYLFFLERSGFLDCLDHGYSLFKIEVTNLNQINKDFGYLKIDQIIDNVGSKINEVLLSITHGHEIRCQLILMRKGSTYLVYTNCHGKALVKVDKQLENCVGAIRIEHGVLCKKVHNKFLADVSVEEALYKLLAI, encoded by the coding sequence ATGAACTCACCTTTAATGTGTCCTGCCCACAGTCACGATATTCGTGTTCCTGCCACTATTCTCATAGTAGATGATGAACTGATTAATCGAAAGCTTTTAACGGCGCTTTTTGAGATCGACAACTATTTTTTGCTTGAGGCTGAAAATGGTATTGAGGCGCTGCGCCTGGCTGTCGAAGAGCGTCCTGATATCATTCTTCTTGATATAATTATGCCCCAAATGGATGGGTATGCTGTCTGTGAGGCGCTTAAAAGCAATCCTCAGACATCCTCGATACCAATAGTCCTTGTGACTGCTCACAAATCGAGTGAACATGAGTCGAAAGGATTTCTCTGCGGTGCTGTCGATTACATTCATAAACCATTTAATCCAGCCATTGTCAAAGCCCGTGTGGTGACTCATTTAAAGGTCAAACTTAATCAAGATACACTTGATAATAGTAATGCAAAACTTCAATTAGTAAATAAGCTGCTTGAACAGGAGATTGAGCAGCGCAGCAAAGTTGAGAAGGATCTTGTTATTGCACGTGACGAAGTTGAAAGTGCAAATCGGCTGAAGGAAGCCGTTATTAAAGACCTGTTTCTGGCGATGTGTGAAATGCTTTCCAGCCGAGACTTGTATACCTTTGAACACGGAATGCGTGTTGCTTCAATTTCACGATTAATCGGCGAAGAGATGGGTTTAGGCCATGATGAACTTGACGCCCTTGAGCTTGGCTGTATGCTTCATGACATCAGTAAGGTGGCAATTCCTGATGATGTGCTGCTGAAACCTGGGCTTTTTGATGCTCAAGATCGTGAAATCATGCGTCTGCATCCCGCTATGGGAGCACGGATTTTTAGTCGCCAATCATGTGACCAGCGAATTATCGATATCATTCACTACCATCACGAACGACTTGATGGCAGCGGTTATCCAGCTGGGCTTAAATCAGATGAGATAAGCCTGCTCGTTCGTATAGCCATGGTTGCCGACACCTATGAGGCTATGGTAGCTAAGCGTCCTTATAAAAAGCCGATAAGCAGGGCCTCTGCTCTGCGTTTGCTGAAAAAAGATGTTGGCGCCGGACTGCTAGATCGTTTTGTAGTAGAGGTTCTTGCCCAGGTTACCGAAGATTGGAGTCCGTTGAATCAAATACCGTATACTTCTGACGAGGGTACGAAGTTACTTGAACTCTTTCGCCAGAAAACCTATTTCAGAGAGCCGTTAAGTGATTTTTATAATTACAGATATCTGTTTTTTCTTGAACGATCAGGTTTTCTCGACTGCCTTGACCACGGGTATTCATTATTTAAGATTGAGGTGACAAATCTTAACCAGATCAATAAAGATTTTGGTTACTTGAAAATTGATCAAATTATTGACAATGTCGGTTCAAAAATAAATGAGGTTTTACTCTCCATAACTCATGGCCATGAAATAAGGTGTCAGCTGATATTAATGAGAAAGGGATCTACATATCTGGTCTATACCAACTGTCACGGTAAGGCGTTGGTGAAAGTTGATAAACAGTTGGAGAACTGCGTAGGGGCAATTCGGATTGAACACGGAGTACTCTGCAAAAAGGTGCATAATAAATTTCTTGCAGATGTATCAGTTGAAGAGGCCTTGTACAAGTTGTTGGCTATATAG
- a CDS encoding M20 family metallopeptidase: MNIEKTAISLTQDLVRIPSESSNHTESDPKHPENKVNEYLASFCITRAIDFELQEVTAGRNNFIAYFPKKNAPKLLITAHADTVSASGMTKAFSGDIADDKIWGRGACDDKGPLAAALSTLAGLQQQNRKLAYDVTFAATVDEECSMAGAAALATKLDPWDLCIGLEPTELTIINAHKGIHRCKISTRGVAAHSSTPDRGRNAIIEMHAIIADLQVLGLRIKRQHNSVLGEASLAITQIKGGSSVNIIPDYCQISVDTRLLPEQDPKQYTMQLEQLVGGRGEIKDIFYAGGIETDINHKPISRLQNAIAQCGYNPTPQAASYATDCSKLIKKGPCLVWGPGSISHAHQNDEHIEITQIKDACRILQMYLSAEH, from the coding sequence ATGAATATAGAAAAAACTGCAATCAGTCTCACTCAGGACCTTGTCAGAATTCCCAGTGAATCCTCCAACCATACCGAATCCGACCCCAAACACCCCGAAAACAAGGTCAATGAATATCTGGCCTCTTTTTGTATCACTCGTGCTATAGACTTTGAACTTCAGGAAGTTACAGCAGGTAGAAACAACTTCATCGCTTATTTTCCTAAAAAAAATGCCCCTAAATTACTTATTACCGCACATGCTGACACAGTCAGTGCCTCAGGCATGACAAAGGCGTTTTCCGGCGATATTGCCGACGACAAAATATGGGGACGTGGGGCCTGTGATGACAAGGGGCCCTTAGCTGCGGCGCTAAGCACTTTAGCTGGCTTACAGCAACAAAACAGAAAACTTGCCTACGATGTAACCTTTGCTGCTACTGTTGACGAGGAATGTTCTATGGCCGGTGCTGCCGCACTTGCCACCAAATTAGACCCCTGGGACCTCTGCATTGGATTGGAACCAACAGAACTTACGATCATTAATGCCCACAAAGGCATCCACCGCTGTAAAATTTCTACTAGAGGGGTTGCAGCCCACTCCTCCACACCAGATCGAGGGCGAAACGCAATTATTGAGATGCATGCCATTATAGCCGACTTACAGGTCTTAGGTCTGCGCATCAAGAGGCAGCATAACTCCGTTCTGGGGGAGGCCTCTCTTGCGATAACACAGATTAAAGGAGGCTCATCAGTCAACATTATTCCTGATTATTGCCAAATTTCTGTCGATACCAGGTTGTTGCCTGAGCAAGATCCCAAACAATACACCATGCAGCTGGAGCAGTTAGTCGGAGGCCGGGGAGAAATTAAAGATATTTTTTATGCTGGAGGTATTGAAACGGATATCAACCACAAACCTATCTCAAGGTTGCAAAATGCAATTGCCCAGTGCGGCTACAACCCCACTCCGCAAGCTGCCTCCTATGCGACGGATTGTTCTAAGCTTATAAAGAAAGGACCATGCCTTGTCTGGGGCCCTGGCTCCATAAGCCATGCCCACCAGAATGACGAACATATTGAGATTACACAGATCAAGGATGCCTGCCGAATTCTTCAGATGTACTTATCGGCTGAGCACTGA
- a CDS encoding chemotaxis protein CheB, which translates to MILRNFDVMVIGASAGGWTALGEILPYLPPEWPLAVVVVLHLHPTSDQFHLKHFSRSCSLQVKDAEEMESLSPGVIYFASPQYHLLIERDRTFSFSSENKVCFSRPSIDVLFESAATAYGSKVIGVILTGANTDGAVGLLSIKEYGGTTVVQDPKTAESPCMPQAAIRATTVDYVLDLPSMRQFFIQCSADKYI; encoded by the coding sequence ATGATTTTGCGAAATTTCGATGTCATGGTCATAGGAGCTTCCGCGGGCGGCTGGACAGCCCTTGGGGAAATCCTGCCCTATCTTCCTCCCGAATGGCCATTGGCCGTTGTCGTTGTTTTGCACCTGCATCCGACCAGTGATCAGTTTCATCTTAAGCATTTTAGTCGTAGTTGTTCCCTTCAGGTAAAAGACGCCGAAGAAATGGAATCTCTTAGTCCTGGAGTGATCTATTTCGCCTCACCGCAATACCATCTGCTTATTGAGCGGGATCGAACATTTTCATTTTCGAGTGAAAATAAGGTCTGTTTCTCAAGGCCCTCAATTGATGTGTTATTTGAAAGTGCAGCGACTGCGTATGGTTCTAAGGTGATTGGGGTTATTCTTACTGGAGCCAATACGGATGGCGCTGTCGGTCTTTTATCGATAAAAGAGTATGGTGGAACAACAGTTGTTCAAGACCCGAAAACTGCTGAATCTCCATGTATGCCTCAGGCAGCGATAAGGGCGACTACTGTGGATTATGTTCTTGATCTACCAAGCATGAGACAGTTTTTCATTCAGTGCTCAGCCGATAAGTACATCTGA
- a CDS encoding protein-glutamate O-methyltransferase CheR, whose product MEKKDLEKIELDLMLEAIVRRYGYDFRNYSKASMERRVKQAKVKLGCAEITDLTRNLLHDSVFFQKLVSDFSITVTEMFRDPEVYKTLREKVLPYLATYPFIKVWHAGCATGEEVYSFAILLHEEGLLERTTIYATDFNEDALSTARQGIFSIDRTKEYAENYRKSGGKASLSEYFHAQYDSIVMANSLKKNITFARHNLVTDQVFGEMHLILCRNVLIYFDRTLQERVFRLFSESLIHNGFLCLGSKESLKFSTIVSEFNEYEKRHKIYQKKSSL is encoded by the coding sequence ATGGAGAAAAAAGATCTCGAAAAGATTGAGCTTGACTTGATGCTGGAGGCGATTGTCCGACGTTATGGGTATGACTTTCGTAACTACTCAAAGGCTTCAATGGAGAGGCGCGTTAAACAGGCCAAAGTTAAGCTGGGCTGTGCAGAAATTACCGATCTTACACGAAACCTGCTGCACGACTCAGTTTTTTTTCAGAAATTGGTTAGTGATTTTTCGATTACCGTAACTGAAATGTTTCGTGACCCTGAAGTGTATAAAACGCTGCGTGAGAAAGTTCTACCATATCTTGCGACCTATCCGTTTATAAAAGTTTGGCACGCTGGTTGTGCAACCGGTGAAGAGGTATATTCATTTGCAATCCTGTTGCATGAAGAGGGGCTCTTGGAAAGAACGACAATCTACGCCACTGATTTTAATGAAGATGCCTTGAGTACTGCCCGGCAGGGTATTTTCTCGATTGACCGAACCAAGGAATATGCCGAAAATTATCGAAAAAGTGGTGGAAAGGCCTCTTTGTCTGAGTATTTTCATGCCCAATATGATTCTATCGTAATGGCTAATTCCTTAAAGAAAAACATTACTTTTGCCAGACACAACCTTGTGACAGACCAGGTTTTTGGTGAAATGCACCTCATCCTCTGCCGAAATGTATTAATATATTTCGACCGTACTCTTCAGGAACGGGTGTTCAGGCTGTTTAGTGAAAGTTTGATTCACAATGGGTTCTTATGTCTTGGCAGCAAAGAGAGTTTGAAGTTTTCTACGATTGTTAGTGAGTTTAATGAGTACGAAAAAAGGCATAAAATTTATCAAAAGAAATCGTCTTTATGA